One window of Helicobacter winghamensis ATCC BAA-430 genomic DNA carries:
- the rplJ gene encoding 50S ribosomal protein L10, with product MTKAEKTALIENLTAEFKASNAIIVCDYKGLTVKELESLRANAREQNAKVQVIKNTLASIALKNSSIEGLELKENNIFVWSEDQISLAKVISKFSSSVGGKLVIKTGCLEGEVVDAKHIEAVSKLPSKEELIGMLLSVWTAPARYFVTGLDNLRKEKEAQ from the coding sequence ATGACAAAAGCAGAAAAAACTGCTCTAATTGAGAATTTAACTGCTGAATTTAAAGCTTCAAATGCAATTATTGTTTGTGATTATAAGGGCTTGACTGTTAAAGAGTTGGAATCCTTAAGAGCAAACGCAAGAGAACAAAACGCAAAGGTTCAGGTTATTAAGAATACGCTTGCATCTATCGCGCTAAAAAATTCTAGCATCGAAGGATTAGAGTTAAAAGAAAATAATATTTTTGTTTGGAGTGAAGATCAAATCTCTCTAGCGAAAGTAATTAGTAAGTTTTCAAGTTCTGTGGGTGGCAAGTTGGTAATTAAAACAGGTTGCCTTGAAGGCGAAGTTGTGGATGCAAAACATATTGAAGCTGTTTCAAAACTTCCATCTAAAGAAGAGCTTATTGGTATGTTGTTGTCCGTTTGGACTGCTCCTGCTCGTTATTTTGTTACAGGGTTGGATAATTTACGCAAAGAAAAAGAAGCACAATAA
- the rplA gene encoding 50S ribosomal protein L1, which yields MAKKLTKRMQNLLNKVDCTKIYDITTASAMVKSLASAKFDETVEVALSLGVDPRHADQMIRGAVVLPNGTGKSVRVAVFAKGAKADEARAAGADVVGDDDLADQIKNGDLNFDMVIATPDMMALVGKVGRILGPKGLMPNPKTGTVTMEISKAVSNAKSGQVNYRVDKKGIIHAPVGKASFDAKKLEENIIALVKNINKQKPASAKGKYIKNATLALTMSPSLTLDAQELIDMK from the coding sequence ATGGCAAAAAAATTAACAAAAAGAATGCAAAATCTTCTTAATAAAGTAGATTGCACAAAAATATACGATATTACAACCGCTTCTGCAATGGTTAAGTCTTTAGCATCGGCTAAGTTTGACGAAACGGTTGAAGTTGCGTTAAGTTTAGGTGTAGATCCAAGACATGCCGATCAAATGATCCGTGGTGCTGTTGTGTTGCCAAATGGAACAGGGAAGAGTGTACGCGTAGCTGTTTTTGCAAAAGGAGCAAAAGCTGATGAAGCAAGAGCGGCAGGAGCTGATGTTGTTGGTGATGATGATTTGGCAGATCAAATCAAAAATGGTGATTTGAATTTTGATATGGTTATCGCTACACCGGATATGATGGCTTTGGTTGGTAAAGTTGGTAGAATCTTAGGTCCAAAGGGCTTAATGCCGAACCCAAAAACAGGCACTGTTACAATGGAAATTTCAAAAGCTGTAAGCAATGCTAAGAGTGGTCAAGTGAATTATCGTGTTGATAAAAAAGGTATTATCCATGCTCCAGTGGGCAAGGCAAGTTTTGATGCAAAAAAACTTGAAGAAAATATCATTGCACTTGTTAAAAATATCAATAAACAAAAACCAGCAAGTGCAAAAGGAAAATATATTAAAAATGCGACCTTAGCACTAACAATGAGCCCATCTTTAACATTAGATGCGCAAGAACTCATTGATATGAAATAA
- the rplK gene encoding 50S ribosomal protein L11 has protein sequence MAKKIIGELKLQIPAGKANPSPPVGPALGQRGVNIMEFCKAFNEKTKDMGNFNIPVIITVYQDKSFTFITKKPPVTDLIKKAAGIQKGSDNPLKNKVGKLTKAQVLDIVKTKMDDLNANTEEAAIKIVEGSARSMGIEVVD, from the coding sequence ATGGCAAAGAAAATTATTGGCGAACTTAAGCTTCAAATCCCGGCAGGGAAAGCAAATCCATCTCCTCCTGTAGGTCCAGCGCTAGGTCAACGTGGTGTGAATATTATGGAATTTTGTAAAGCTTTCAATGAAAAAACAAAAGATATGGGAAATTTTAATATTCCAGTTATCATCACTGTTTATCAAGATAAGAGTTTTACATTTATTACAAAAAAACCGCCTGTAACAGATTTGATTAAAAAAGCTGCTGGAATTCAAAAAGGTTCAGATAATCCTTTGAAGAACAAAGTGGGTAAATTAACAAAAGCTCAAGTTTTAGATATCGTAAAAACTAAAATGGACGATTTGAACGCTAATACAGAAGAAGCGGCGATTAAGATTGTTGAGGGAAGTGCTCGTAGTATGGGCATTGAAGTTGTAGATTAA
- the rplL gene encoding 50S ribosomal protein L7/L12, translating into MAISKEDVLEYIGNLSVMELSELVKAFEEKFGVSAAPTVVAGAVAGGGAAASEEKTEFDIILTDSGDKKINVIKVVREVTGLGLKEAKDAVEKTPFTVKEGVKKEDADAIKAKFEEAGAKVDIK; encoded by the coding sequence ATGGCAATTTCAAAAGAAGATGTATTAGAGTATATCGGTAATCTTTCAGTTATGGAGCTTTCAGAGCTTGTAAAAGCTTTTGAAGAAAAATTTGGTGTATCTGCAGCTCCAACAGTTGTTGCAGGTGCTGTTGCTGGTGGTGGAGCGGCTGCTTCTGAAGAAAAAACTGAGTTTGATATTATTCTTACAGATAGCGGTGATAAGAAAATCAATGTTATTAAAGTCGTAAGAGAAGTAACAGGACTTGGGTTAAAAGAAGCAAAAGATGCAGTTGAAAAAACTCCATTTACAGTTAAAGAAGGCGTTAAGAAAGAAGACGCTGATGCAATCAAAGCAAAATTTGAAGAAGCTGGTGCAAAAGTCGATATTAAATAA
- the rpmG gene encoding 50S ribosomal protein L33 translates to MAKGNRVKIGLKCSECGDINYSTMKNAKTTTEKLELKKFCPRLNKHTIHKEVKLKS, encoded by the coding sequence ATGGCTAAAGGTAATCGTGTAAAAATTGGACTTAAATGTTCTGAGTGTGGTGATATTAATTATAGCACAATGAAAAATGCTAAAACCACAACAGAAAAACTGGAGCTTAAAAAGTTCTGCCCAAGACTAAACAAACATACAATTCACAAAGAAGTTAAATTGAAAAGCTAA
- the tuf gene encoding elongation factor Tu, which produces MAKEKFNRGNKPHVNVGTIGHVDHGKTTLSAAISAVLSQKGLAELKDYDNIDNAPEEKERGITIATSHIEYETEKRHYAHVDCPGHADYVKNMITGAAQMDGAILVVSAADGPMPQTREHILLSRQVGVPYIVVFMNKQDMVDDPELLELVEMEIRELLSSYEFPGDDTPIVAGSALKALEEAKAGNLGEWSEKIMKLMDAVDEYIPTPVRETDKTFLMPIEDVFSIAGRGTVVTGRIERGIVKVGDEIEIVGIRDTQKTTVTGVEMFRKELDQGEAGDNVGVLLRGTKKEEVERGMVLCKPGSITPHRKFEGEIYVLSKDEGGRHTPFFNGYRPQFYVRTTDITGSIQLPDGVEMVMPGDNIKITVELINPIALEDGTRFAIREGGRTVGAGVVTKIIE; this is translated from the coding sequence ATGGCTAAGGAAAAATTTAACAGAGGAAACAAACCTCACGTAAATGTTGGGACAATTGGGCATGTTGACCATGGTAAAACAACTCTAAGTGCTGCAATTTCTGCTGTTCTATCGCAAAAAGGTTTGGCAGAGTTGAAAGACTATGATAACATTGATAATGCTCCAGAAGAAAAAGAGCGCGGTATTACAATTGCAACTTCTCACATTGAGTATGAAACAGAAAAAAGACACTATGCGCATGTAGATTGCCCTGGACACGCTGACTATGTTAAAAACATGATCACAGGTGCCGCACAAATGGATGGAGCAATTCTTGTTGTTTCAGCAGCAGATGGTCCTATGCCACAGACAAGAGAGCATATTCTACTTTCTCGTCAAGTTGGTGTTCCTTACATTGTAGTGTTTATGAATAAGCAAGATATGGTAGATGATCCTGAGTTATTGGAGCTTGTAGAAATGGAAATTAGAGAATTGCTATCAAGCTATGAATTCCCAGGTGATGATACTCCAATTGTTGCAGGTTCTGCGCTTAAAGCTTTAGAAGAAGCAAAAGCGGGTAATCTAGGTGAGTGGAGTGAAAAAATTATGAAACTCATGGATGCAGTTGATGAGTATATTCCAACTCCAGTGCGTGAAACAGACAAGACTTTCTTGATGCCAATTGAAGATGTATTCTCAATTGCTGGTCGTGGAACAGTTGTTACAGGAAGAATTGAAAGAGGTATCGTAAAAGTTGGTGATGAAATCGAAATCGTTGGAATTCGTGATACACAAAAAACAACAGTAACTGGCGTTGAGATGTTTAGAAAAGAACTTGATCAAGGGGAAGCTGGAGACAATGTGGGTGTACTTTTAAGAGGTACAAAGAAAGAAGAAGTAGAAAGAGGTATGGTTCTTTGTAAGCCAGGTTCAATTACTCCACACAGAAAGTTTGAAGGTGAAATCTATGTTCTTTCAAAAGACGAAGGTGGAAGACATACTCCATTCTTTAATGGATATAGACCACAATTCTATGTAAGAACAACAGATATCACAGGCTCTATCCAATTGCCAGATGGGGTAGAGATGGTAATGCCAGGTGATAACATTAAAATTACAGTTGAGCTAATCAACCCAATTGCACTTGAAGATGGAACACGCTTTGCGATTCGTGAAGGTGGTAGAACTGTTGGTGCGGGTGTTGTTACTAAGATTATTGAGTAG
- the nusG gene encoding transcription termination/antitermination protein NusG — MYWYAIQTYFGSEQAVKRGIENLVREHHLEERITDIVVPTEDIIEVKNNKKKISERSLYPGYVFVKVDLDTALWHTIQSLPKVSRFIGESKKPTPLSEADINHIIEKVQNRAAPKPKIIFEAGEVVRIIEGPFANFTGIVEEYDMEHRKLKLNVSIFGRSTPIEILYSQVEKIV; from the coding sequence TTGTATTGGTATGCGATTCAAACATATTTTGGCAGCGAACAAGCTGTGAAGCGTGGAATTGAGAATCTCGTAAGAGAGCACCACTTAGAGGAGAGAATTACAGATATTGTTGTTCCCACAGAAGATATTATTGAAGTCAAAAACAATAAGAAAAAAATCAGTGAGCGCAGTCTTTATCCCGGATATGTTTTTGTGAAAGTCGATTTAGATACAGCTTTGTGGCATACCATTCAATCTTTACCTAAGGTAAGCCGTTTTATTGGGGAATCCAAAAAACCGACACCATTAAGTGAGGCAGATATTAATCATATTATTGAAAAGGTGCAAAATCGTGCAGCTCCAAAGCCAAAAATTATTTTTGAGGCAGGAGAGGTTGTAAGAATTATTGAAGGTCCTTTTGCTAATTTTACAGGAATTGTTGAAGAATATGATATGGAACATAGAAAGTTAAAACTTAATGTTTCAATTTTTGGTCGTAGTACACCTATTGAGATACTTTATTCACAAGTGGAAAAAATAGTTTAA
- the secE gene encoding preprotein translocase subunit SecE has translation MKRLITYYRLSKEELSKVIFPTKEQVRNAFISVILVVTVIALFLALVDFILGSFVSSIL, from the coding sequence ATGAAAAGACTAATTACCTATTATAGACTATCCAAAGAAGAATTATCCAAAGTTATTTTTCCTACAAAAGAACAAGTAAGAAATGCTTTTATTTCCGTGATTCTTGTTGTAACGGTTATTGCTCTATTTTTGGCATTGGTAGATTTCATTCTTGGTAGTTTTGTTTCTAGTATTTTATAA